Proteins from a genomic interval of Peromyscus leucopus breed LL Stock chromosome 12, UCI_PerLeu_2.1, whole genome shotgun sequence:
- the Hhla2 gene encoding HERV-H LTR-associating protein 2 isoform X2 encodes MKAWELLCFFLAVTLDPCGSQDLFFPVFFSYHNSNNEQLIIGRYDEDVILPCLFTSESQVVIHWKIQDNTVHSYFRDMDQLEEQYLRYANRTSLFHSEIHNGNASLTVRRLSLLDEGIYTCYVGTRSRYRVSKVVLKVGAFHTPLMKYEKNTESFLVCSILSVYPYPRITWKMDNAIVSGSSTEVTEPPGPFYVKSTLNVTGLNSSFECVIENPLLNETWRGQWTLAGSHWINQSESISLGCTVGSNFFLQNQDFRVNWFKVENVLDWHLNSSQDRTANDLHFARNKELRDHHDLLMKLKHLHPSDSGEYLCNVSSPKYTFLTVHRVQVGNVNPGRSSSTEQAQEAGTRRNRFSDEGDQYFQVPPSEEEVHHGSDEVTEHNSEMCAVVIEGDNSSGNNGHEASSSSNHS; translated from the exons ATGAAGGCATGGGAACTGCTGTGTTTCTTCTTGGCTGTCACACTGGACCCTTGTGGATCTCAAG ACCTATTCTTCCCAGTCTTCTTCAGTTACCACAATAGTAATAATGAGCAACTCATTATTGGAAGATACGACGAAGATGTGATTCTCCCTTGCCTGTTTACAAGCGAGTCTCAAGTTGTAATTCACTGGAAAATTCAAGATAACACTGTTCACAGTTACTTCAGAGACATggaccagttggaagaacagtaTCTTAGATATGCAAACAGGACATCCCTCTTTCATAGTGAAATTCACAATGGGAATGCCTCTCTAACTGTCAGAAGATTGAGCCTTCTGGATGAAGGAATTTATACCTGCTATGTGGGAACAAGAAGTAGATATCGTGTGAGCAAAGTGGTGCTGAAAGTGGGAG CTttccacacacctttaatgaaatatgaaaaaaatacagagagcTTTCTGGTTTGCAGTATCCTGAGTGTTTATCCTTATCCACGTATCACATGGAAAATGGACAATGCAATTGTCTCTGGAAGCAGTACAGAAGTAACTGAGCCTCCGGGTCCTTTTTATGTTAAAAGTACACTGAATGTTACAGGATTAAATTCATCTTTTGAGTGTGTTATTGAAAATCCACTTCTCAATGAAACATGGAGAGGACAGTGGACATTGGCAG gTAGTCACTGGATCAATCAAAGTGAATCCATCTCACTCGGGTGTACTGTCGGCAGCAATTTCTTTCTACAAAATCAAGACTTCCGTGTTAATTGGTTTAAAGTAGAAAATGTCTTGGATTGGCATCTGAATTCTTCACAGGACAGAACTGCTAATGACCTTCACTTCGCACGGAATAAAGAGCTGAGAGATCACCATGACTTACTCATGAAATTGAAACATCTTCATCCTTCAGACAGTGGGGAATACTTGTGTAATGTTTCTTCACCTAAGTATACATTCCTCACCGTCCACAGGGTGCAAGTAG GAAATGTGAATCCAGGAAGGAGTTCAAGTACGGAGCAGGCTCAGGAAGCAG GAACCAGAAGAAACAGATTCTCTGATGAAGGAGACCAATACTTCCAGGTTCCCCCATCAGAGGAAGAAGTGCATCATGGTTCTGATGAAGTTACGGAGCACAATTCAG AAATGTGTGCTGTCGTTATTGAGGGTGATAACTCCAGTGGAAACAATGGACACGAAGCATCTTCTTCATCAAACCATTCCTGA
- the Hhla2 gene encoding HERV-H LTR-associating protein 2 isoform X1, which yields MKAWELLCFFLAVTLDPCGSQDLFFPVFFSYHNSNNEQLIIGRYDEDVILPCLFTSESQVVIHWKIQDNTVHSYFRDMDQLEEQYLRYANRTSLFHSEIHNGNASLTVRRLSLLDEGIYTCYVGTRSRYRVSKVVLKVGAFHTPLMKYEKNTESFLVCSILSVYPYPRITWKMDNAIVSGSSTEVTEPPGPFYVKSTLNVTGLNSSFECVIENPLLNETWRGQWTLAGSHWINQSESISLGCTVGSNFFLQNQDFRVNWFKVENVLDWHLNSSQDRTANDLHFARNKELRDHHDLLMKLKHLHPSDSGEYLCNVSSPKYTFLTVHRVQVAPSRASQHLGTWASLVLLMVLRAIYFYIWMRKSSDSEGNVNPGRSSSTEQAQEAGTRRNRFSDEGDQYFQVPPSEEEVHHGSDEVTEHNSEMCAVVIEGDNSSGNNGHEASSSSNHS from the exons ATGAAGGCATGGGAACTGCTGTGTTTCTTCTTGGCTGTCACACTGGACCCTTGTGGATCTCAAG ACCTATTCTTCCCAGTCTTCTTCAGTTACCACAATAGTAATAATGAGCAACTCATTATTGGAAGATACGACGAAGATGTGATTCTCCCTTGCCTGTTTACAAGCGAGTCTCAAGTTGTAATTCACTGGAAAATTCAAGATAACACTGTTCACAGTTACTTCAGAGACATggaccagttggaagaacagtaTCTTAGATATGCAAACAGGACATCCCTCTTTCATAGTGAAATTCACAATGGGAATGCCTCTCTAACTGTCAGAAGATTGAGCCTTCTGGATGAAGGAATTTATACCTGCTATGTGGGAACAAGAAGTAGATATCGTGTGAGCAAAGTGGTGCTGAAAGTGGGAG CTttccacacacctttaatgaaatatgaaaaaaatacagagagcTTTCTGGTTTGCAGTATCCTGAGTGTTTATCCTTATCCACGTATCACATGGAAAATGGACAATGCAATTGTCTCTGGAAGCAGTACAGAAGTAACTGAGCCTCCGGGTCCTTTTTATGTTAAAAGTACACTGAATGTTACAGGATTAAATTCATCTTTTGAGTGTGTTATTGAAAATCCACTTCTCAATGAAACATGGAGAGGACAGTGGACATTGGCAG gTAGTCACTGGATCAATCAAAGTGAATCCATCTCACTCGGGTGTACTGTCGGCAGCAATTTCTTTCTACAAAATCAAGACTTCCGTGTTAATTGGTTTAAAGTAGAAAATGTCTTGGATTGGCATCTGAATTCTTCACAGGACAGAACTGCTAATGACCTTCACTTCGCACGGAATAAAGAGCTGAGAGATCACCATGACTTACTCATGAAATTGAAACATCTTCATCCTTCAGACAGTGGGGAATACTTGTGTAATGTTTCTTCACCTAAGTATACATTCCTCACCGTCCACAGGGTGCAAGTAG caCCAAGTCGAGCTTCACAGCATCTTGGAACTTGGGCTTCACTTGTACTGCTGATGGTGCTACGAGCAATATACTTCTATATATGGATGAGAAAGTCCAGTGACTCTGAAG GAAATGTGAATCCAGGAAGGAGTTCAAGTACGGAGCAGGCTCAGGAAGCAG GAACCAGAAGAAACAGATTCTCTGATGAAGGAGACCAATACTTCCAGGTTCCCCCATCAGAGGAAGAAGTGCATCATGGTTCTGATGAAGTTACGGAGCACAATTCAG AAATGTGTGCTGTCGTTATTGAGGGTGATAACTCCAGTGGAAACAATGGACACGAAGCATCTTCTTCATCAAACCATTCCTGA